The proteins below come from a single Gemmatimonadaceae bacterium genomic window:
- a CDS encoding cytochrome c oxidase subunit II → MTTDTHTGLESPRGTWWKPAHKTERMWVGIAFGWSMVLFAMMPLWHMKGGQNPSGIRRKVDPQAFYKRTMEFTAAYKVGTDRGMPIVEPPPGSDIYLTALSFQWTPILKLRKGVEYTLHLSALDVNHGFNLYPVNINFQVVPGYDYGLRVTPTEAGDFRIVCNEFCGIGHHTMVGRVIVTDEQGREVAQADNARILDARTAHEEVRP, encoded by the coding sequence ATGACAACCGATACGCACACGGGGCTCGAGTCCCCTCGCGGCACGTGGTGGAAACCCGCGCACAAGACGGAAAGGATGTGGGTCGGCATCGCCTTCGGGTGGTCCATGGTGCTGTTCGCCATGATGCCGCTCTGGCACATGAAGGGCGGGCAGAACCCCTCGGGCATCCGGCGCAAGGTCGACCCGCAGGCGTTCTACAAGCGCACGATGGAGTTCACGGCCGCCTACAAGGTGGGAACCGATCGCGGCATGCCGATCGTGGAGCCGCCGCCAGGGAGCGACATCTACCTGACGGCGTTGAGTTTCCAGTGGACACCGATTCTCAAGCTCCGCAAGGGCGTGGAGTACACGCTCCACCTGTCGGCGCTGGATGTGAATCACGGATTCAACCTCTACCCCGTGAACATCAACTTCCAGGTCGTGCCGGGTTACGACTACGGCCTCCGCGTCACGCCGACCGAAGCCGGCGACTTCCGTATCGTCTGCAACGAGTTCTGTGGAATCGGCCACCACACCATGGTGGGCCGCGTGATCGTCACCGATGAACAGGGTCGCGAAGTCGCGCAGGCCGACAACGCGCGGATCCTGGACGCCCGCACCGCGCACGAGGAGGTGCGCCCATGA
- a CDS encoding Rrf2 family transcriptional regulator, whose translation MLSQTATYALRAVLHIADNGAERPVPVGDIARALDVPRNYLSKTLHQLARIGVVTSTFGPGGGFQLGVPAEVLTLDVVVDPFGTAGERHCLLGGDRCGDQEPCPAHASWKIISEQIHAFFATTTIADLLRGAEIEHVPLRASRRPSPRKR comes from the coding sequence ATGCTCTCGCAGACCGCCACCTACGCGCTTCGCGCCGTGCTGCACATCGCCGACAACGGCGCCGAGCGGCCGGTGCCCGTGGGGGACATCGCCCGGGCGCTGGATGTGCCGCGGAACTACCTCTCCAAGACGCTCCACCAGCTGGCGCGCATCGGCGTGGTGACTTCCACCTTCGGGCCCGGTGGGGGATTCCAGCTCGGCGTGCCGGCCGAGGTGCTCACGCTGGACGTCGTCGTCGATCCGTTCGGTACCGCCGGCGAACGTCACTGCCTGCTTGGCGGCGACCGCTGCGGAGACCAGGAGCCGTGCCCCGCACACGCGAGCTGGAAGATCATCTCCGAGCAGATCCACGCCTTCTTCGCCACCACCACCATCGCCGACCTCCTGCGCGGCGCTGAGATCGAACACGTCCCCCTTCGGGCTTCCCGTCGGCCATCGCCTCGCAAGAGGTGA
- a CDS encoding hydrogenase iron-sulfur subunit — protein MALRPVAIAPGVTARLLARLDAMANRVYGSRFNPLYRSGTITVAMLAVLLVTGVYLLLFYRIGSPYASVARITDQAWAGRWIRGVHRLSSDAALITAIVHAIRMFAQRRTWGRRVVPWVSGVGLVALILVCGWTGYVMVWDTFGQIIAVEGARILDLVPLFSEPVGRAFVGHQPVPGAFFFLNLFLHIALPIGMGIGLMLHVSRVARPLLFPPRPVIAWSVAALIVVAVVRPVMLAPEADALRLPASVPIDVFYAFWIPVARNIPAAATVAGFAGLLLLASIVPRLTRPSRNDEPPASVVDERVCTGCEQCVQDCPYEAIAMIARSDDRPTLVARVDPSRCVSCGICAGSCAPMGVGPAGRTGRDQLAAARAFAQQHAVMPSDVVVIACSRGAGDAARDAQLGAPVFAVDCAGSLHTSVVEQFLQAGAGGVLVLACPPEDCWNREGAVWLEQRVYHDREAELQARVDRRRVAVANLTLADRAGARAALERLRDEVRRLDRAAPDDIDLLRLCDAEAGVGGDAA, from the coding sequence ATGGCGCTCCGCCCGGTCGCGATCGCCCCCGGCGTCACTGCGCGGCTCCTCGCCCGACTCGACGCGATGGCGAACCGCGTCTACGGATCGCGGTTCAATCCGCTCTACCGCAGCGGCACCATCACCGTGGCGATGCTCGCGGTGCTGCTCGTGACCGGCGTCTACCTGCTGCTCTTCTATCGGATCGGATCCCCGTACGCGTCGGTCGCGCGCATCACGGACCAGGCGTGGGCCGGCCGGTGGATCCGGGGCGTGCATCGGCTCTCATCGGATGCGGCGCTCATCACCGCCATCGTCCACGCGATCCGCATGTTCGCACAGCGGCGCACGTGGGGCCGGCGCGTCGTGCCGTGGGTCTCCGGCGTCGGGCTCGTGGCACTCATCCTCGTCTGCGGCTGGACGGGCTATGTAATGGTGTGGGATACGTTCGGCCAGATCATCGCCGTCGAAGGCGCGCGCATCCTGGATCTCGTGCCGCTGTTCTCCGAGCCGGTGGGCCGAGCGTTCGTCGGCCACCAGCCCGTCCCGGGCGCGTTCTTCTTTCTCAACCTGTTCCTGCACATTGCCCTGCCGATCGGCATGGGGATCGGCCTCATGCTGCACGTCTCGCGCGTGGCGCGGCCGCTGCTGTTTCCACCGCGACCCGTGATCGCCTGGTCAGTTGCCGCGCTCATCGTGGTGGCGGTCGTTCGACCGGTGATGCTCGCGCCCGAGGCCGATGCACTGCGACTTCCGGCGTCGGTCCCCATCGACGTCTTCTACGCGTTCTGGATTCCGGTGGCGCGCAACATCCCGGCGGCAGCGACCGTCGCCGGTTTTGCCGGGTTGCTGCTGCTGGCGTCGATCGTTCCGCGCCTTACCCGACCATCAAGAAACGACGAGCCTCCTGCGTCGGTCGTGGACGAGCGGGTGTGCACGGGGTGTGAGCAGTGTGTGCAGGACTGCCCGTACGAGGCGATTGCGATGATCGCGCGCAGCGATGACCGACCGACGCTCGTGGCGCGCGTGGATCCCTCGCGCTGCGTCAGTTGCGGCATCTGCGCCGGCTCATGCGCACCGATGGGCGTGGGCCCTGCCGGACGCACCGGGCGCGATCAGCTCGCCGCCGCGCGAGCGTTCGCGCAGCAGCACGCGGTGATGCCCTCGGACGTCGTCGTCATTGCCTGCTCTCGCGGGGCGGGGGACGCCGCACGCGATGCGCAGCTGGGCGCGCCGGTGTTCGCCGTCGACTGCGCGGGAAGCCTTCACACCTCCGTCGTCGAGCAGTTCCTGCAGGCCGGAGCGGGCGGCGTGCTGGTCCTCGCGTGCCCGCCCGAGGATTGCTGGAACCGTGAGGGCGCGGTGTGGCTGGAACAGCGCGTGTATCACGACCGCGAGGCCGAGCTGCAGGCGCGTGTGGACCGACGGCGCGTGGCCGTGGCCAACCTCACGCTCGCGGATCGCGCCGGGGCGCGCGCGGCGCTCGAGCGCCTCCGGGACGAGGTCCGGCGTCTGGACCGCGCCGCACCGGACGACATCGACCTGCTGCGCCTGTGTGATGCCGAGGCGGGCGTCGGCGGAGACGCGGCATGA